The Pseudomonas sp. DG56-2 genome contains a region encoding:
- a CDS encoding pyridoxal phosphate-dependent aminotransferase — protein MRFSDLTQRIAGDGAAAWDIHYRALDLQAQGQDILLLSVGDPDFDTPTPIVQAAIDSLRSGHTHYADVRGKLALRQAIANRHQQRSGQTVHADQVTVLAGAQCALFCVAQCVLNPGDEVIVAEPMYVTYEAVFGACGATVIPVPVRPENGFRVCPEDVAARITPRTRALALNSPHNPSGASLPRSTWQALAELCIGHDLWLISDEVYSELLYEGEHISPSSLPGMAERTATLNSLSKSHAMTGWRVGWVVGSQALATHLENLALCMLYGSPEFIQDAAVVALEQPLPQLEAMREAYRQRRDLVCQTLAGCPGLKALKPDGGMFVMVDIRETGLSAQAFSNRLLDRHGVSVLAGEAFGPSAAGHIRLGLVLADATLLDACQRIACCAAQLMESKDNA, from the coding sequence ATGCGCTTTTCCGATCTGACTCAACGTATTGCTGGTGACGGTGCCGCCGCCTGGGACATTCACTACCGCGCCTTGGACCTGCAGGCCCAGGGTCAGGACATTCTCTTGCTGTCGGTGGGCGACCCGGATTTCGACACCCCGACGCCGATCGTGCAGGCTGCCATCGACAGTTTGCGCAGCGGCCACACCCATTATGCCGACGTACGCGGCAAACTTGCCCTGCGCCAGGCCATCGCCAATCGCCATCAACAGCGCAGCGGCCAAACGGTGCACGCCGACCAGGTGACCGTGCTGGCCGGTGCGCAGTGCGCCTTGTTCTGTGTCGCCCAGTGTGTGCTCAATCCCGGTGACGAGGTGATTGTAGCCGAACCGATGTATGTCACCTATGAGGCGGTATTCGGCGCTTGCGGCGCGACGGTGATACCGGTGCCGGTGCGACCGGAAAACGGCTTTCGGGTGTGCCCCGAGGATGTTGCCGCGCGCATCACTCCACGCACCCGTGCGCTGGCGCTGAACAGCCCGCACAATCCGTCAGGTGCGAGCCTGCCACGCTCGACCTGGCAGGCCCTGGCCGAGCTGTGCATTGGCCATGACCTGTGGCTGATCTCCGATGAGGTCTACAGCGAGCTGCTGTATGAAGGCGAGCACATCAGTCCGAGTAGCCTGCCTGGCATGGCTGAGCGTACGGCAACCTTGAACAGCTTGTCCAAGTCCCATGCCATGACCGGGTGGCGGGTGGGATGGGTGGTCGGTTCGCAGGCCCTGGCCACGCACCTGGAAAACCTCGCCTTGTGCATGCTCTACGGCTCCCCGGAATTCATCCAGGACGCTGCCGTGGTGGCCCTGGAGCAACCACTGCCACAGCTTGAGGCGATGCGTGAAGCCTACCGCCAGCGACGCGACCTGGTGTGCCAGACCCTTGCCGGTTGCCCGGGCCTGAAGGCGCTCAAGCCTGACGGTGGCATGTTCGTGATGGTCGACATTCGCGAAACAGGCCTCAGCGCCCAGGCGTTTTCCAACCGCCTGCTGGATCGCCATGGTGTCTCGGTGCTTGCGGGGGAAGCCTTTGGGCCGAGCGCTGCCGGCCATATCCGCCTGGGCCTGGTGCTCGCGGACGCAACGCTGCTGGACGCTTGCCAGCGTATCGCCTGCTGCGCCGCGCAATTGATGGAGAGCAAGGATAATGCGTGA